Proteins encoded within one genomic window of Granulicella pectinivorans:
- a CDS encoding M14 family zinc carboxypeptidase, with product MKLVPVLLACAISSPAFAQQAIAPHSGYQSQASQDAPALTASTKRSPAALLTTGEKTGWNETALYAEAVEISNKLAKASPLVKVITFGTTPEGRPMTALIVSKDKAFTPEAAAKTGKAIILIQSGIHSGEIEGKDTALMLIRDMVVVKNPEEASWLDKAIFVVIPVFNIDGHESRSPFNRAMQNGPAVTGLRNTMQDLNLNRDYLKGDTPEMRAWLRLYNAWLPDFMFDNHVTDGADYQYDVTWDMARNQDIAEPVRTWVNQTFVPGLNAGMAADGHLVSPYGALRRGASGNREFFMEVFSPRYSHLYTAVQNRPCLLVESHSLKTAKTRAWAHYDIMRDSIDTILKDPEALKKAVREADKAAIAAAGDRNAAPVYLGGEVDPTQSRPLTYLSLKSAMVPSEVTGATVNRFSTDKDDLTTVIHDQIKTTAEAKMPLGYLIPLAWKSLADELALHGVQMERTTKPIEQEFETYRFTDVKFAPRADEGHILVDYKLTPVKEKILFPAGSFYVPMKQRRARLILALLEPAAPDALARWGYIDAVFQSMGRIGAGDYLSVPIASRMMADNPTLRAEFETKLKADPTFAADPQARLTWWLSRSNYQKPTTNRYPVAQIWDKTW from the coding sequence ATGAAGCTCGTCCCTGTACTGCTCGCCTGCGCTATCTCGTCGCCCGCCTTCGCCCAACAAGCCATCGCACCCCACTCGGGCTACCAGTCGCAGGCCAGCCAGGACGCCCCGGCGCTCACGGCCAGCACCAAACGCTCTCCCGCTGCGCTCCTGACCACCGGCGAGAAAACCGGCTGGAACGAGACCGCCCTCTACGCCGAAGCCGTCGAGATCTCCAATAAGCTCGCCAAGGCCTCGCCTCTGGTCAAGGTCATCACCTTCGGGACGACACCAGAAGGACGCCCCATGACCGCGCTGATCGTCTCGAAAGACAAGGCCTTCACCCCCGAGGCCGCCGCCAAAACCGGCAAGGCCATCATCCTCATCCAGTCCGGCATCCACTCCGGCGAGATCGAGGGCAAAGACACCGCCCTTATGCTCATCCGCGACATGGTGGTTGTCAAGAACCCCGAAGAAGCCTCGTGGCTCGACAAGGCCATCTTCGTCGTCATCCCCGTCTTCAACATCGACGGCCACGAATCCCGCAGTCCGTTCAACCGCGCCATGCAGAACGGCCCCGCCGTCACCGGCCTCCGCAACACCATGCAGGACCTCAACCTCAACCGCGACTACCTCAAGGGCGACACTCCCGAGATGCGCGCCTGGCTCAGGCTTTACAACGCCTGGCTCCCCGACTTCATGTTCGACAACCACGTCACCGACGGCGCCGACTACCAGTATGACGTCACCTGGGACATGGCCCGTAACCAGGACATCGCCGAACCCGTCCGCACCTGGGTCAACCAGACCTTCGTCCCCGGCCTCAACGCCGGCATGGCCGCCGACGGTCACCTCGTCAGTCCCTACGGAGCCCTTCGACGCGGAGCCAGCGGAAACCGCGAGTTCTTCATGGAGGTCTTCAGCCCCCGTTACTCGCACCTCTACACCGCCGTCCAGAACCGCCCCTGCCTCCTCGTCGAGTCGCACTCCCTCAAGACCGCCAAAACCCGCGCCTGGGCCCACTACGACATCATGCGCGACTCCATCGACACCATCCTCAAGGACCCCGAGGCCCTGAAGAAGGCCGTCCGCGAAGCCGACAAGGCCGCCATCGCCGCAGCCGGAGACCGCAACGCCGCTCCCGTCTATCTCGGCGGAGAAGTCGACCCCACCCAGTCCCGCCCCCTCACCTATCTCTCGCTCAAGAGCGCCATGGTCCCCAGCGAGGTCACCGGCGCGACGGTCAACCGCTTCTCCACCGACAAGGACGATCTCACCACCGTCATCCACGACCAGATCAAGACCACCGCGGAAGCGAAGATGCCCCTCGGCTACCTCATCCCGCTGGCCTGGAAGTCCCTCGCCGACGAACTCGCCCTCCACGGCGTCCAGATGGAGCGCACCACCAAACCCATCGAGCAGGAGTTCGAGACCTACCGCTTCACCGACGTCAAGTTCGCCCCTCGCGCCGACGAAGGCCACATCCTCGTCGACTACAAGCTCACCCCGGTCAAAGAGAAGATCCTCTTTCCCGCCGGTTCCTTCTACGTTCCCATGAAGCAGCGCCGAGCCCGCCTCATCCTCGCCCTGCTGGAACCCGCCGCACCGGACGCCCTCGCCCGCTGGGGATATATCGACGCCGTCTTCCAGTCCATGGGCAGAATCGGTGCCGGCGACTACCTCTCGGTCCCCATCGCCAGCCGCATGATGGCCGACAACCCAACCCTCCGCGCCGAGTTCGAGACCAAACTGAAAGCCGACCCCACCTTCGCCGCCGACCCCCAGGCCCGCCTCACCTGGTGGCTCAGCCGCTCCAACTACCAGAAGCCCACCACGAACCGCTACCCCGTCGCCCAGATCTGGGACAAGACCTGGTAG
- a CDS encoding LacI family DNA-binding transcriptional regulator, whose amino-acid sequence MAVRLKDIAQDLGLSTVTVSKVLRNNPDISDRTRALVLKRMQELNYRPNMLARGLASGKSFTVGLVVPDLVHPFFGELAKSLGGTLRESGRALIIASSEEDPEIEQQEIRTLLTRGIDVLIVASCQPHPSQEDLTGDAATPILFVDRNLPLSTYFVGTDDVMAGKMATAHLIETGKRRIAHLGGQETSPSLGRLEGYRAALVEAGLEVREDYVVTRARFEEAGDSAGYQAMQELLAREPRPDAVFCYNDLSAIGAMKAALEAGLRIPGDIAFVGCGNLRYAEYLKVPLSSIDHSTQHMGEIAAKLAIELATTPGLAARSVLLEPTLVVRQSSFAG is encoded by the coding sequence TTGGCCGTTCGCCTCAAAGACATCGCGCAGGACCTTGGACTTTCGACCGTCACGGTCTCGAAGGTGCTGCGCAACAATCCGGATATCTCGGACCGCACCCGAGCCCTTGTTTTGAAGAGGATGCAGGAGCTGAACTACCGGCCCAACATGCTGGCGCGGGGGCTGGCGAGCGGCAAATCTTTTACGGTGGGGCTGGTGGTGCCGGATCTGGTGCATCCGTTTTTTGGCGAACTGGCGAAATCGTTGGGCGGAACGCTGCGGGAGAGCGGGCGGGCGTTGATTATTGCGTCCTCGGAAGAGGATCCCGAGATTGAACAGCAAGAGATACGCACGCTTTTGACGCGGGGAATCGATGTTTTGATTGTGGCTTCGTGCCAGCCGCATCCCTCGCAGGAGGATCTGACGGGAGACGCTGCAACTCCTATCCTCTTTGTTGACCGCAACTTGCCGCTGTCGACCTATTTTGTGGGGACGGACGATGTGATGGCGGGGAAGATGGCGACGGCGCATCTGATCGAGACGGGCAAACGGCGGATCGCGCACCTGGGAGGGCAGGAGACGAGCCCGTCGCTGGGGCGCCTGGAGGGCTATCGGGCGGCTTTGGTGGAGGCTGGGCTGGAGGTCCGTGAGGATTACGTCGTGACCCGGGCTCGATTCGAGGAAGCGGGCGATTCAGCGGGATATCAGGCGATGCAGGAGCTTTTGGCGCGGGAACCCAGACCGGATGCGGTCTTTTGTTACAACGACTTATCGGCGATTGGGGCAATGAAGGCGGCGCTCGAAGCGGGGCTGCGGATTCCAGGGGATATCGCCTTTGTGGGGTGTGGGAACCTGCGTTATGCGGAGTATTTGAAGGTGCCGCTGAGCTCAATCGACCACTCGACGCAGCATATGGGGGAGATTGCGGCGAAACTGGCGATTGAGTTGGCTACGACGCCTGGGCTTGCGGCGAGGTCGGTCTTGCTGGAGCCGACGCTGGTGGTGCGGCAGTCCAGTTTTGCTGGTTAG
- a CDS encoding inositol oxygenase family protein — MNASATETATTEEIRLAPNQPLKDLDDWDDFLEGRYKEGKTEEEFRVYDATATPGVAEFYKQNHENMTVAYTLAKEEEYFTLRKGQKTIWEAAEFLNTLVDDSDPDTDLTQIEHLLQTSEAMRRDGMPRWMILTGFIHDLGKCLCLYGEPQWGVVGDTFPVGCAWSKDIVFHEYFANNPDRHVAEYQTKYGIYEPNCGLENLHMSFGHDGYIMKVMKPYLQDESLYMLGFHSFYPWHKHGAYDHFCNDKDRSMLDWVLKFNQYDLYSKGHTKPNMAELKPYYDDLFAEFLPPTLAW; from the coding sequence ATGAACGCTTCCGCCACCGAAACCGCCACCACTGAAGAGATCCGGCTCGCCCCGAACCAGCCCCTGAAGGACCTTGACGACTGGGACGACTTCCTCGAAGGCCGGTACAAGGAAGGCAAGACCGAGGAGGAGTTTCGCGTTTATGACGCGACCGCAACCCCCGGTGTCGCCGAGTTTTACAAACAGAACCACGAGAACATGACCGTGGCCTACACGCTGGCCAAGGAAGAGGAGTACTTCACGCTCCGCAAGGGCCAGAAGACCATCTGGGAGGCCGCCGAGTTCCTCAACACGCTCGTCGACGACTCCGATCCAGACACGGATCTCACCCAGATCGAGCACCTGCTCCAGACCTCCGAAGCGATGCGCCGCGACGGCATGCCGCGCTGGATGATCCTCACCGGCTTTATCCATGACCTCGGCAAGTGCCTTTGCCTCTACGGCGAGCCGCAGTGGGGCGTCGTCGGCGATACCTTCCCGGTGGGTTGCGCCTGGTCGAAGGACATCGTCTTCCACGAGTACTTCGCCAATAACCCCGACCGCCATGTCGCCGAGTACCAGACCAAGTACGGCATCTACGAACCCAATTGCGGCCTCGAAAACCTGCACATGTCCTTCGGCCACGACGGTTACATCATGAAGGTGATGAAGCCATACCTGCAGGATGAGTCGCTCTACATGCTCGGCTTCCACTCGTTCTATCCGTGGCACAAGCATGGTGCATACGACCACTTCTGCAATGATAAGGACCGCTCCATGCTGGACTGGGTTCTCAAGTTCAACCAGTACGACCTCTATTCCAAGGGCCACACCAAGCCGAACATGGCGGAACTGAAGCCTTACTACGACGACCTGTTCGCGGAGTTCCTGCCGCCGACGCTCGCCTGGTAA
- a CDS encoding LysR family transcriptional regulator, whose product MELRHLRYVVAIADNGSVSRAARSLRVAQSAISEQISDLEDEIGVALFDRTHRSIRLTLHGELFLLEARKTLAAAAAAVDIARRSQRGEVGQLRIGFFAGGIGTEFPEVIRAFRRAHPMVRLSLVEMPPAGQWKALIDGRIDIGLTRVLEPAYRNELCWESVREDHIVAILPQDHPLVPGPINLSDLAEEPFVLPSRETSPSVFDKVIELCREAGFTPRIASVSSVWSSVVLLVEAGVGIALLPLNLQKESTRDLAFCPLTAPNASIELVMAWPADRDSPLLQSLRELIRHHASNL is encoded by the coding sequence GCCATCAGCGAGCAGATCTCCGACCTGGAAGACGAGATCGGCGTTGCGCTCTTCGACCGCACACATCGGAGTATCCGCCTGACCTTACACGGCGAACTTTTTCTTCTGGAAGCCCGAAAAACCCTCGCGGCGGCAGCGGCAGCCGTCGACATCGCACGCCGATCGCAGCGTGGCGAGGTCGGTCAGTTGCGCATCGGGTTCTTCGCCGGCGGCATCGGGACCGAATTTCCGGAGGTTATCCGGGCCTTTCGCCGGGCGCATCCCATGGTCAGACTTTCCCTGGTGGAGATGCCGCCCGCTGGACAATGGAAGGCGCTGATCGATGGCCGCATCGATATTGGGCTGACCCGCGTGCTCGAGCCGGCCTATCGCAATGAACTGTGCTGGGAGTCGGTGCGCGAGGACCATATTGTGGCGATTTTGCCGCAGGACCACCCCCTGGTTCCAGGTCCCATCAACCTCAGCGATCTGGCTGAGGAGCCATTTGTCCTGCCCTCGCGGGAGACCTCACCCTCCGTCTTCGACAAGGTCATTGAGCTCTGCCGGGAGGCCGGCTTCACCCCGCGCATCGCGTCGGTGTCGAGTGTTTGGTCTTCCGTCGTGCTCCTGGTGGAAGCGGGGGTGGGGATTGCGCTGCTCCCCCTGAATCTGCAGAAAGAGAGTACACGGGACCTGGCGTTTTGCCCGCTCACCGCGCCGAACGCGTCGATCGAGCTCGTCATGGCGTGGCCGGCCGACCGCGATAGCCCCCTGCTGCAGAGTCTTCGCGAGCTGATACGTCACCACGCCAGCAACCTCTAA